The DNA sequence CAAACCCACCTGGGGCACCTGGTGGGCCTGGGATGCGCGCATTACCTCGATGTTGATACTGTTTTTCCTTTATCTGGGCATCATGGCGCTGCAGAGCGCCTTCATGAGCCGCGAGGCGGCGGATAAAGCCAGTGCCGTGCTGGCTCTGGTCGGCACCGTGAATATCCCGATCATCTACAAGTCCGTGGACTGGTGGTACACCCTGCATCAGCCCGCCACGCTCAAGTTGACGTCGGCGCCCACCATTCACGCCTCGATGTTGTACCCTCTGTTGACCATGATCCTGGCGTTTTACGTATTCTATGCGGTGGTGCTGCTGCGCTACACCCGCTATGAAATACTGCGCCGCGAGAGCCGTACCGGCTGGGTGCGAGAGCTGATTGCCCAAGAGGAGCGTCACTGATGAGTTTTTACTTTGACTCGTTTGCCGAATTTTTGCGAATGGGAGGGCACGGCCCCTACGTCTGGGTGTGTTATCTGATCACCTGGGGAACGCTCCTGTACCTGTTGCTGAGCCCGGGTATCCGCCGCAAGCGCTGGTTGCGCCGACAGGCGGCACTGCTTCGCCGCTCGGCGCGGTCAGCGGAGTAACCGGCGGCGGTGACGCCCCAATCCTGATACACTGCGGCTTCTTTCGGCCGCCTTCGTGAAGAGAAGTGAAGTAGCCTATGCATCCCGTCCGTCGACAACGTCTGTTCATGGTGCTTTTTGTGGTGGTGTTCTCCACCCTGGCAGTGGGTCTGATGGCTTACGCCTTGCGCGCCAATATCAATCTGTTTTACCCGCCCGGTCAGATCGTCTCCGGTGAGGCGCCGG is a window from the Marinimicrobium koreense genome containing:
- the ccmD gene encoding heme exporter protein CcmD; its protein translation is MSFYFDSFAEFLRMGGHGPYVWVCYLITWGTLLYLLLSPGIRRKRWLRRQAALLRRSARSAE
- a CDS encoding heme ABC transporter permease — translated: MASWQWFHRLGSPRWFYDKTGAWLPWLTAIALVLLVLGTVWGLAFSPEDFKQGNSYRIIYIHVPAAFLALAGYYVMALCGAVGLIWRMKLAFMVMKSAAPIGAALTFVSLVTGAIWGKPTWGTWWAWDARITSMLILFFLYLGIMALQSAFMSREAADKASAVLALVGTVNIPIIYKSVDWWYTLHQPATLKLTSAPTIHASMLYPLLTMILAFYVFYAVVLLRYTRYEILRRESRTGWVRELIAQEERH